The proteins below are encoded in one region of Armatimonadota bacterium:
- a CDS encoding site-specific integrase produces the protein MPGYIRRRGRSSWEISVRCGWDPARNRYVRVTRTVRGDRKTAERELAKLLHEVHTGGYVDPARITVKEFLEKFLRDYVASSVSPRTGERYREIIRDYIVPRIGSVPLHRLRPLHIQDLYTQLMSSGRRRGEGGLSAATVRKVHVVLHRAFNLARRWGLLGTNPCDGVTPPRVEIPEICPPDPEEVRRILEATKDTRLFAPTALAAILGLRRGEVLALKWSDVDLDSGTISITRALEQTRAGIRMKDLKSAKARRMLPLPSLAAEVLRAHRRHQASERLRAGPDWEDNDLVFPDPTGRPWSPQAFTHAFERAMRGAGIKVRFHDLRHHVGTTLLKGGVDVKTVSTVLGHSTPTVTLNTYAHTIRAAQQEALDRLDRILRSCGLAAVWRQLPSSEGTPGVGG, from the coding sequence ATGCCGGGCTACATCCGTCGTCGGGGTCGGAGTTCGTGGGAGATCTCGGTGCGGTGCGGGTGGGATCCGGCCCGCAACCGGTATGTCCGGGTGACCCGTACCGTTCGGGGCGACCGGAAGACCGCCGAGCGGGAACTCGCAAAACTCCTGCACGAGGTCCACACCGGGGGCTACGTAGACCCGGCCCGGATCACCGTAAAGGAGTTTTTGGAGAAGTTCCTGCGGGACTACGTGGCCTCGTCCGTCTCCCCACGGACCGGGGAGCGCTACCGGGAGATCATCCGGGACTACATCGTGCCCCGGATCGGGTCGGTCCCCCTCCACCGGCTCCGCCCCCTGCACATCCAGGACCTGTACACCCAACTGATGAGTTCCGGCCGGAGGCGCGGTGAAGGCGGTCTTTCTGCGGCCACTGTCCGCAAGGTGCACGTGGTCCTCCACCGAGCCTTCAACCTGGCCCGCAGGTGGGGTCTGCTCGGCACCAACCCCTGCGACGGAGTGACTCCGCCTCGGGTCGAGATACCCGAGATCTGTCCTCCCGACCCGGAGGAGGTCCGGAGGATCCTGGAGGCGACAAAGGACACGCGGCTTTTCGCGCCCACCGCCCTCGCGGCCATCCTGGGCCTCCGGAGAGGGGAAGTCCTGGCCCTGAAGTGGAGCGACGTGGACCTGGACTCCGGGACGATCTCCATCACCAGGGCCCTGGAGCAGACCCGGGCCGGGATCCGGATGAAGGACCTGAAGTCGGCGAAGGCCAGGCGGATGCTCCCCCTCCCCTCCCTGGCGGCGGAGGTGCTCCGGGCCCACCGCAGACACCAGGCCTCAGAGCGCCTCCGGGCCGGTCCAGACTGGGAGGACAACGACCTCGTGTTCCCGGACCCCACCGGCAGGCCCTGGTCCCCGCAGGCCTTCACCCACGCCTTCGAACGCGCCATGCGGGGGGCAGGGATCAAGGTCCGCTTCCACGACCTCCGCCACCACGTGGGGACCACCCTCCTCAAGGGCGGGGTGGACGTGAAGACGGTCTCCACGGTCCTGGGGCACTCCACCCCCACCGTGACCCTCAACACCTACGCCCACACCATCCGGGCCGCCCAGCAGGAGGCGCTGGACCGCCTGGACCGGATCCTCCGCTCCTGCGGCCTGGCGGCAGTTTGGCGGCAACTCCCCTCTTCCGAGGGTACCCCGGGGGTGGGGGGATAG
- a CDS encoding PIN domain-containing protein: MSSRISRRASPHLEGRRLCLSFATVAEIYKGFYKHRLAEARMAKVEEHLKNFVVIPYDFELSRVCGRIMADRESSGHRMEEFDAWIAATAVRHGMPLVTNNRRHFEGIEGLALVS, translated from the coding sequence ATGTCTTCTCGTATCTCGCGAAGGGCGAGCCCTCATCTCGAAGGGCGGCGGCTCTGCCTGTCATTCGCCACCGTCGCCGAGATATACAAGGGCTTCTACAAGCACCGCTTGGCAGAGGCTCGCATGGCGAAGGTGGAGGAGCACCTGAAGAATTTCGTCGTCATCCCCTACGACTTCGAGCTTTCTCGCGTGTGTGGCCGGATCATGGCCGACCGCGAATCCTCCGGACACCGGATGGAGGAGTTCGACGCTTGGATCGCGGCGACTGCCGTCAGGCACGGCATGCCCCTGGTCACGAACAACCGGCGGCACTTCGAAGGTATCGAAGGCCTCGCCCTCGTCTCGTAG